Proteins encoded together in one Caldicellulosiruptor saccharolyticus DSM 8903 window:
- a CDS encoding methyl-accepting chemotaxis protein: MIMKKQSLQDMREKTSKVKEKKKIFIHGGLARKVIALILSILLIPIVIINMFSLRIAVSSVLNESQKSYITAVSTASQYFQTIFKSAREQIMEIISNEIIQQLYSSSKQAGLSDNERRQIKSNASKLLQNVLATNQMFSGVYLIADKERSLFLPYFPIEYLDFFKIKLTKWWKKITEKETSFFIESLETSEPIILESHKEAFDEMAEKHSQKLAQYAFSVGIYFRDVTSDENTGVAILDISEAWLRETLQNNRLSKDGGYMLMVSPAGKIIIPSLWDVTMKSIPTSNTPFIFKVIHNTKKGIMEGAFQTMFDGRFFLVTYAKIPEYEWIIVGMVPLNLIISSAKKLELIIVLLTVVFAIIAVVIGIYFVLKMTKDIEKIADIFAVAEKGDFTVEVNIRRRDEIGMLSQSFNKMVRNMKTLVEKGIKLSNKIGYALNILNDMTTRTAIASNEVGGAIQNVAKGAESQAKEATRIVETIAKFTEKIGEIVGAANKMKELSQNVLELSKKGSDTVSALGTVNTQTVNVTTELIKNIQQLSESSLLIEKIIKFLSTISGETKLLALNASIEAARVGNTGSGFKVVASEIRKLADQSKESTREVEVIVERVIEQTKDAQYVANKMEMIIEQQNEAVRKVAHAFEEIRGAIDQLFKEITKVTDSLEMIDKEKGVILRSVENISAISQETAASTEEVLAATEEQLEAIERIREMAEQLNTLSKDLLEAMKVFKI; this comes from the coding sequence ATGATAATGAAAAAACAAAGTTTGCAAGACATGAGAGAAAAAACCTCTAAAGTCAAGGAAAAAAAGAAAATATTTATACATGGTGGACTTGCGCGAAAAGTGATTGCTTTAATTTTGAGTATTCTTCTCATTCCTATTGTAATTATTAACATGTTCTCATTACGGATAGCAGTTAGTTCTGTGTTAAATGAGAGTCAAAAATCTTATATAACAGCAGTTAGCACAGCATCACAATATTTCCAAACAATTTTTAAAAGTGCTCGCGAACAAATTATGGAGATTATCTCTAATGAAATTATTCAACAATTATATTCATCTTCAAAACAAGCTGGTCTCTCGGATAATGAAAGGAGACAAATTAAATCGAATGCTTCGAAATTACTCCAAAATGTTTTGGCTACAAACCAAATGTTTTCTGGAGTGTATCTTATAGCAGATAAAGAAAGATCGTTATTTTTACCTTATTTTCCGATAGAATATCTTGATTTTTTTAAGATAAAATTAACCAAATGGTGGAAAAAAATAACAGAAAAAGAAACGTCGTTTTTCATAGAGTCTTTGGAAACTTCTGAACCCATAATATTAGAGTCTCATAAAGAAGCTTTTGATGAAATGGCAGAAAAGCATTCTCAAAAACTTGCTCAATATGCTTTTTCAGTTGGAATTTATTTTAGAGATGTAACTTCTGACGAGAACACTGGAGTAGCCATACTTGACATTAGCGAAGCTTGGTTAAGAGAAACTTTGCAAAATAACAGGCTATCCAAAGATGGTGGCTATATGTTAATGGTCTCACCAGCAGGTAAAATTATAATACCTTCTTTGTGGGATGTTACAATGAAATCTATTCCGACTTCCAACACACCTTTTATATTTAAAGTCATACATAACACAAAGAAGGGAATTATGGAAGGAGCTTTCCAGACTATGTTTGATGGCAGGTTCTTTCTTGTTACGTATGCTAAGATTCCAGAATATGAATGGATTATAGTTGGAATGGTACCTTTGAATTTAATAATTTCTTCAGCTAAAAAACTTGAGTTGATTATTGTTCTTCTTACTGTCGTGTTTGCAATCATAGCAGTTGTTATAGGTATATATTTTGTTTTGAAGATGACAAAGGATATAGAAAAAATAGCAGATATTTTTGCAGTTGCAGAGAAAGGGGATTTTACAGTGGAAGTTAACATAAGACGACGAGATGAAATAGGCATGTTGTCACAAAGTTTTAATAAAATGGTAAGAAACATGAAGACATTAGTAGAGAAAGGGATAAAGCTTTCTAACAAAATAGGTTACGCACTTAACATACTGAATGATATGACCACACGAACTGCCATAGCATCAAATGAGGTTGGTGGAGCTATTCAAAATGTTGCTAAAGGTGCTGAAAGCCAAGCCAAAGAGGCAACACGTATAGTAGAGACAATAGCAAAGTTTACTGAAAAAATAGGAGAGATTGTTGGTGCAGCAAATAAGATGAAAGAATTATCACAAAATGTACTTGAACTTTCAAAAAAAGGAAGTGACACTGTGAGTGCTTTAGGAACTGTCAATACTCAAACGGTTAATGTGACAACCGAGTTAATAAAGAATATACAACAACTTTCTGAGAGTTCACTACTTATAGAAAAGATAATTAAGTTTTTAAGTACAATTTCTGGAGAAACTAAATTATTAGCTTTAAATGCATCTATTGAAGCAGCAAGAGTAGGAAACACAGGAAGTGGTTTTAAAGTTGTGGCATCTGAGATAAGGAAACTTGCTGATCAATCTAAAGAATCCACGCGAGAAGTTGAGGTTATAGTAGAAAGAGTTATAGAACAAACGAAAGATGCTCAATATGTGGCGAATAAAATGGAGATGATCATTGAACAACAAAATGAGGCAGTTAGAAAAGTAGCCCATGCATTTGAAGAAATAAGGGGTGCGATAGACCAGTTATTTAAAGAGATAACAAAAGTGACTGATTCACTTGAAATGATAGATAAGGAGAAAGGTGTAATTCTCAGGAGTGTAGAAAATATTTCGGCAATTTCACAAGAAACTGCTGCATCCACAGAAGAAGTTTTAGCTGCGACAGAAGAACAACTTGAAGCAATAGAAAGAATAAGAGAAATGGCAGAACAACTTAACACATTATCAAAAGATTTGCTTGAAGCTATGAAAGTTTTTAAGATATAA
- a CDS encoding ABC transporter ATP-binding protein: MTKLAKYLKPYVLLFFMAIFFVVVQAMSDLALPDYMSNIVNKGIQQGGIVNAVPEAIRKTQMDKLLLFVSDRDKEKILNDYKLIDRSSSEYEKYLKKYPLLSKEAVYVLKKVDNEEIDKLNIPMAKALLAVAGIEKAKANAKNGVIEFSGKQIPANIDIFMLLSQLPKDQLLKIREEINKKFSTLGDSMVVQAAAAVIKDEYKRIGIDTGAIQTNYILRIGLLMLLITLLSAFSTVMVAFFGSKVAAGVARDLRKDIFTKVESFSIAEFDKFSTASLITRTTNDIAQIQMLLVIMIRLVFYAPVMGVGGVFKALSKSHSMSWIIALAVAILLGIIAVLYKVAMPKFLLMQKLIDRLNLVARENLSGIMVVRAFNSEKFEEERFDRANQDLTKVGLFVNRSMAVMFPTMMLVLNGVTLLIVWVGAHQIQNSSMQVGDMLAFMQYAIQIIFAFLMLSALFIMIPRASVSAQRIAEVLSTEPSVKDPKNPKSFDESKKGMVEFRNVSFKYPGAEEYVLKNISFTILPGQTVGIIGRTGSGKSTLVNLILRFYDATEGQVLVDGVDVKEVKQEDLRKRIGYVPQKSWLFSGTIKSNLKYGRDDATDQEIVEAAEIAQALEFINEKPNKFDTEIAQGGTNVSGGQKQRLSIARALVKKPEIYIFDESFSALDFRTELALRRKLREKLKDSTVIMVSQRVATMMHADQIIVLDDGELVGIGKHEELLKTCPTYREIALSQLPEEELLV, encoded by the coding sequence TTGACAAAACTGGCAAAGTACTTGAAACCATATGTCCTCCTATTCTTTATGGCCATCTTTTTTGTAGTTGTTCAAGCTATGAGTGATTTAGCTTTGCCCGATTACATGTCAAACATAGTAAACAAAGGTATCCAGCAGGGTGGTATAGTGAATGCAGTACCCGAAGCTATAAGAAAGACGCAGATGGATAAACTTTTGCTCTTTGTGTCAGATAGAGACAAGGAAAAGATTTTAAATGATTACAAACTAATTGATAGATCAAGTAGTGAGTATGAGAAGTATTTAAAGAAATACCCCCTTTTATCAAAAGAAGCTGTATATGTATTGAAAAAAGTTGACAATGAAGAGATAGATAAACTGAATATACCCATGGCAAAAGCACTTTTGGCAGTGGCAGGGATTGAAAAGGCAAAAGCAAATGCAAAAAATGGCGTAATTGAATTCAGTGGCAAACAGATTCCAGCCAACATAGATATTTTCATGCTTTTGAGCCAGCTTCCAAAGGATCAGCTTCTTAAAATCAGAGAAGAGATAAACAAAAAATTTTCTACTTTAGGCGACAGCATGGTTGTGCAGGCAGCAGCTGCTGTAATTAAAGATGAGTATAAAAGGATTGGGATTGATACAGGTGCCATTCAAACAAACTATATATTGCGAATAGGACTTTTGATGCTTCTAATTACTCTTTTGAGCGCATTTTCTACTGTGATGGTTGCATTTTTTGGTTCAAAGGTTGCAGCTGGCGTTGCAAGAGATTTAAGGAAAGACATTTTTACAAAAGTAGAGAGCTTTTCAATAGCTGAATTTGACAAGTTTTCAACGGCTTCTTTGATAACAAGAACAACAAACGACATTGCTCAGATACAGATGCTTCTTGTAATTATGATAAGATTGGTATTTTATGCGCCTGTGATGGGCGTTGGAGGAGTATTCAAAGCTCTTAGCAAGAGCCATTCAATGTCGTGGATTATAGCTTTGGCAGTCGCAATTCTTTTAGGGATTATAGCTGTGCTTTACAAAGTTGCAATGCCAAAGTTTTTGCTTATGCAAAAGTTGATTGACAGGCTAAATTTGGTTGCTCGCGAGAACTTATCTGGCATTATGGTGGTCAGAGCTTTTAATAGCGAAAAGTTTGAAGAGGAGAGATTTGACAGGGCAAATCAGGACCTTACCAAAGTAGGGCTTTTTGTAAATAGAAGCATGGCAGTTATGTTTCCAACCATGATGCTTGTTTTGAACGGAGTTACCCTTTTAATTGTATGGGTGGGAGCTCACCAGATTCAAAACTCAAGTATGCAAGTTGGAGACATGCTTGCGTTCATGCAGTACGCTATACAGATTATATTTGCTTTTTTGATGCTATCTGCCCTGTTTATTATGATACCAAGAGCTTCTGTATCTGCACAGCGTATTGCTGAAGTACTTTCAACAGAGCCTTCTGTAAAAGACCCTAAAAATCCAAAAAGCTTTGATGAGAGCAAAAAAGGCATGGTTGAGTTTAGAAATGTCTCTTTCAAGTACCCCGGTGCAGAGGAATATGTTCTAAAGAACATAAGCTTTACAATTTTACCCGGCCAGACAGTTGGCATTATTGGAAGGACAGGCTCAGGGAAGAGCACGCTTGTAAATTTAATTTTGAGATTTTATGATGCAACAGAAGGTCAAGTTTTAGTTGATGGGGTGGATGTGAAAGAAGTTAAGCAAGAAGACTTGAGAAAGAGAATAGGGTATGTCCCACAGAAGAGCTGGCTTTTTAGTGGAACTATAAAATCTAATCTCAAATACGGCAGGGATGACGCAACAGACCAAGAGATTGTAGAGGCAGCAGAGATTGCCCAGGCGCTTGAGTTTATCAATGAAAAGCCCAACAAGTTTGATACCGAGATTGCTCAAGGTGGCACAAATGTGTCAGGTGGACAAAAACAAAGACTTTCTATTGCAAGAGCTCTTGTTAAAAAACCTGAGATTTACATCTTTGATGAGAGCTTTTCAGCTCTTGACTTTAGAACAGAACTTGCTCTGAGAAGGAAACTCAGAGAAAAGCTGAAAGACAGCACAGTTATTATGGTTTCGCAAAGGGTTGCAACTATGATGCATGCTGACCAGATAATAGTATTAGATGATGGTGAGCTTGTTGGGATAGGAAAACACGAAGAACTTTTAAAAACTTGTCCAACTTATAGAGAAATAGCACTATCACAGCTACCAGAGGAGGAGTTGCTGGTATGA
- a CDS encoding NAD(P)/FAD-dependent oxidoreductase, protein MKYLIIGASAAGLSCAKTLRRLDNNGEIVVISKDDMVYSRCMLHYFISDDRPLDKMRFVEEDFFDKNKIKWIRNTTVMEIRPFNKSVVTSDGAEHTYDKLLIATGATPVIPSIEGLAEGIEKRKDIFTLRDIGDAIKIKKAAKTSRQAVVIGGGLIGLDVAVSLNKQGVKVTVIEVKDHILPQQLDKTAAQRYERMFKDNGIDIITGQSVSNVIYGLSGKVKGVTLSDGSFVFADMIVVAVGVKPSFPRIDKCHLKIENGIIVDQYQRTSIQDIYAAGDVCQSYELLTQRHILTPIWPSAVKQGQTAAYNMAGIDRHLIDNFGFKNSMKFFGLSTISYGYVEPPDDSYNVAICSGPNYYYKVVYKENVLYGAIIQGDISGAGVIGKLIQDKYNLSNKLVRNDWNNVFRLTYGDFFKQNQDGTFEFAC, encoded by the coding sequence ATGAAATATTTGATTATAGGTGCCAGTGCTGCAGGACTAAGTTGCGCAAAGACACTCAGACGACTTGATAACAATGGAGAAATTGTTGTAATTTCAAAAGATGATATGGTATATTCCCGGTGTATGCTTCATTATTTCATAAGTGACGACAGACCTTTGGACAAGATGAGGTTTGTGGAAGAGGATTTTTTCGATAAAAACAAAATAAAATGGATAAGGAATACCACTGTGATGGAAATTAGACCTTTCAACAAAAGCGTTGTCACTTCTGATGGCGCTGAACATACATATGATAAACTACTTATAGCTACCGGCGCTACTCCTGTAATTCCTTCTATAGAAGGCTTAGCAGAGGGTATAGAAAAGAGAAAAGATATATTTACCTTACGAGATATAGGTGATGCTATAAAGATTAAAAAAGCGGCTAAAACAAGTAGGCAGGCTGTAGTCATTGGCGGTGGACTAATAGGACTGGATGTTGCGGTGAGCCTTAACAAGCAGGGAGTCAAGGTAACCGTAATAGAGGTGAAAGACCATATACTACCTCAGCAATTGGACAAGACAGCAGCGCAAAGGTACGAGAGGATGTTTAAAGACAATGGAATAGATATCATTACTGGACAGTCTGTTTCAAATGTAATCTACGGGTTATCAGGGAAGGTTAAAGGTGTGACTTTATCAGATGGAAGTTTTGTTTTTGCCGATATGATTGTAGTGGCAGTTGGGGTAAAACCTTCTTTTCCAAGAATAGATAAATGTCATCTGAAAATTGAAAATGGAATTATTGTAGATCAATACCAGAGGACTTCTATACAAGACATTTATGCTGCTGGTGATGTATGTCAATCGTATGAGCTCTTGACACAAAGACATATATTAACACCTATATGGCCTTCGGCTGTAAAACAGGGGCAAACAGCAGCATATAATATGGCAGGAATTGATAGGCATTTAATAGACAATTTTGGTTTTAAAAATTCAATGAAGTTTTTTGGCTTGAGTACAATAAGTTATGGATATGTAGAGCCACCCGATGACAGCTATAATGTAGCAATTTGCAGTGGACCGAACTATTATTATAAAGTGGTCTATAAAGAAAATGTCTTGTACGGTGCTATAATACAAGGAGATATATCAGGAGCAGGTGTTATTGGTAAACTTATCCAAGACAAGTATAATCTTTCTAATAAGTTGGTGAGAAATGACTGGAATAATGTCTTTAGGTTGACGTATGGAGATTTTTTCAAGCAAAATCAGGATGGAACGTTTGAATTTGCTTGTTGA
- a CDS encoding 4Fe-4S dicluster domain-containing protein, which yields MKRIYIEPTACTGCMNCILACIAHHKGVQSVLEIDFSDNDLEFANNVVLNNEGKIVPIFCRHCDQPECVAACMSGALTKDETTGYVICNQSWCAGCFMCVMSCPYGMIKPNKSGDVAIKCDMCLDREIPACVQSCPVQAISLIDVD from the coding sequence ATGAAGAGGATATATATAGAACCAACAGCATGTACAGGATGTATGAATTGCATCCTGGCGTGTATAGCTCACCATAAAGGTGTGCAATCAGTACTTGAGATAGACTTCTCAGACAATGATTTAGAATTTGCAAATAATGTAGTCTTGAACAACGAAGGGAAGATTGTCCCTATTTTCTGCCGACATTGTGACCAACCAGAATGTGTTGCAGCTTGTATGTCTGGTGCGCTGACAAAAGACGAGACAACAGGATACGTAATTTGCAACCAGAGCTGGTGTGCAGGATGTTTTATGTGCGTTATGTCATGCCCTTATGGCATGATAAAACCTAACAAAAGTGGTGATGTTGCTATAAAATGTGATATGTGCCTGGACAGAGAAATACCTGCGTGTGTCCAAAGCTGCCCTGTCCAGGCTATTTCCCTTATTGATGTTGATTAA
- the cooS gene encoding anaerobic carbon-monoxide dehydrogenase catalytic subunit, which produces MEICTFCETADKRLGEFIKSKEDLETSFNRKPRQSVKCGFGLQGICCRLCANGPCRITPTQKRGVCGADADTIVARNFLRAVAAGAGCYLHVVENVAHNLKKMAQDQIDVPFKGQKTLHALADKLGIHGQYDREIALQLAEKVLSDLYKPRWQKMELVKYMAPAMRYKKWSELGILPGGAKSEVFDAVVKTSTNLSSDPVDMLMHVLKLGIATGLYGLALTNKLNDIIMGEPVLRSAPVGFRVIDPDYINIMPTGHQQSLFWALLKRLNDEDVKKMAQDVGAKGFRIIGCTCVGQDFQLRGEHAKDVYAGHVGNNFTSEAVLATGAIDLVVSEFNCTIPGLETVADRYMVRQICIDDVAKKANADLVQYSPEEAMKIADRILKEAVDSYKLRRGKVNIDIPYDHGYESALTGISEGSLKEFLGGSYKPLIDLIASGRIKGIAAIVGCSNLTSIGHDIFTVELTKELIKRDILVLSAGCTSGGLENCGLMSKGAEELAGDKLKEVCRELNIPPVLNFGPCLAIGRLEIVAAELAEILNVDIPQLPLVLSAPQWLEEQALADGAFGLALGLPLHLSIPPFITGSKLVTEILTEKLSDITGGRLIINNDVKSSADELESIILQRRKDMGI; this is translated from the coding sequence ATGGAGATTTGCACATTTTGTGAGACAGCTGATAAACGATTAGGGGAATTTATAAAAAGCAAAGAAGATTTGGAGACTTCTTTTAACCGCAAACCACGACAAAGTGTAAAATGCGGGTTTGGTCTTCAGGGAATTTGTTGCAGGTTGTGTGCAAATGGACCGTGTAGGATTACGCCAACTCAAAAAAGAGGGGTTTGCGGAGCAGATGCAGATACAATTGTTGCGAGAAATTTTCTAAGAGCAGTTGCAGCAGGAGCTGGCTGTTATTTGCACGTGGTAGAAAATGTTGCCCATAATCTTAAAAAGATGGCACAAGATCAAATAGATGTACCATTTAAAGGTCAAAAGACGCTCCATGCACTTGCAGATAAACTTGGTATCCATGGACAATATGATAGAGAAATAGCTTTGCAACTTGCTGAAAAGGTATTATCTGACCTTTACAAACCCAGATGGCAGAAAATGGAACTGGTAAAGTACATGGCACCAGCCATGAGGTATAAAAAGTGGAGCGAACTGGGGATTTTGCCTGGCGGTGCAAAATCAGAGGTGTTCGATGCGGTAGTAAAAACAAGTACGAACCTTTCAAGTGATCCTGTCGATATGCTCATGCATGTTTTAAAACTGGGTATAGCCACAGGACTTTATGGGCTGGCACTTACAAACAAACTTAACGATATCATCATGGGAGAGCCTGTGTTAAGGTCAGCGCCTGTAGGTTTCAGGGTAATAGACCCTGATTACATAAACATAATGCCTACAGGACATCAACAGTCACTTTTTTGGGCTTTGCTAAAGAGGTTAAATGATGAAGATGTAAAAAAGATGGCTCAAGACGTTGGTGCTAAGGGATTCAGAATAATAGGGTGTACATGCGTGGGTCAGGATTTTCAGTTAAGAGGTGAGCATGCAAAGGATGTGTATGCAGGTCACGTAGGCAATAATTTCACAAGTGAAGCTGTACTGGCAACAGGTGCTATAGACCTTGTCGTATCTGAGTTCAATTGTACTATACCTGGTCTTGAAACAGTAGCTGACAGGTATATGGTAAGACAAATTTGCATTGACGATGTGGCTAAAAAAGCTAACGCAGATCTTGTGCAATATAGTCCTGAAGAAGCCATGAAGATTGCAGACAGGATTTTAAAAGAAGCTGTGGATAGCTACAAACTTAGAAGAGGTAAGGTAAATATAGACATACCTTATGACCACGGTTATGAGAGTGCACTCACAGGAATAAGTGAAGGATCTCTTAAAGAATTTTTAGGTGGAAGCTATAAACCTCTTATTGATCTTATAGCTTCGGGCAGAATCAAAGGCATAGCAGCTATTGTTGGTTGTTCCAATCTTACCTCTATAGGCCATGATATTTTTACTGTAGAACTGACCAAAGAATTAATAAAACGAGATATACTGGTACTGTCTGCAGGGTGCACAAGTGGGGGACTTGAAAACTGTGGTCTTATGTCAAAAGGAGCTGAAGAGCTGGCAGGAGACAAATTAAAAGAGGTGTGCAGAGAGCTTAACATACCACCTGTGCTAAACTTTGGTCCATGCCTTGCCATAGGCAGGCTTGAGATAGTGGCAGCAGAACTTGCAGAGATTCTCAACGTGGATATTCCACAGCTGCCACTGGTACTTTCTGCACCTCAATGGTTAGAAGAGCAGGCTTTGGCTGATGGTGCGTTTGGGCTGGCGCTTGGATTGCCTTTACATCTTTCAATTCCTCCTTTTATAACAGGAAGCAAGCTGGTGACAGAGATTTTGACAGAAAAGTTGTCAGACATAACTGGAGGAAGGCTGATTATAAATAATGATGTAAAGTCTTCTGCTGATGAGCTTGAAAGTATCATACTTCAGCGCAGAAAAGATATGGGTATCTAA
- a CDS encoding ABC transporter ATP-binding protein: MGHGPRGFVPGEKAKDFKGTMKKLIRYLSTYKISLITVLVLAILSTSFSIAGPKILSKAITKIFEGIMNRITGQGSGIDFEYIGKILIILLVLYGLSSIFGYLQGWIMSGVSMKITYRFRKEISEKINRLPLKYFESTNQGEILSRITNDVDTITQTLNQSMTQIITSVTMVLGVLVMMISINWLMTLVALLIIPASSIIIAFIIKYSQKYFRQQQDYLGHLNGHIEEMYGGHHIVKAFNGEKKSIEKFDSLNNTLYNAAWKSQFLTGVMMPLMNVIGNLGYVVVTILGSWLVIKNAIEIGDIQAFIQYIRSFTQPIAQIANISNILQQTAACAERVFEFLEEEEEVPDTPKQIDLEDIKGEIEFRNVRFGYRPDKIVINNFSAKIKAGQKVAIVGPTGAGKTTIVKLLMRFYDVNDGAILIDGHDIREFSRKDLRSLFGMVLQDTWLYNGTIKENIKYGKPDSTDEEVIRAAKLAHIDHFIRTLPQGYDTVLNEETTNISQGQKQLLTIARAILKNPKILILDEATSSVDTLTEIQIQKAMDNLMKGRTSFIIAHRLSTIRDADLILVMDHGDIVEQGTHQELLKKGGFYAKLYYSQFEKEELAS; the protein is encoded by the coding sequence ATGGGCCATGGACCGCGTGGTTTTGTCCCCGGTGAGAAAGCAAAAGATTTTAAAGGTACTATGAAAAAACTTATAAGGTATTTGTCTACCTATAAGATTTCTCTCATAACTGTGCTGGTTTTGGCAATTTTGAGTACCTCATTTTCGATTGCAGGACCCAAGATTTTGTCAAAGGCAATTACAAAGATCTTTGAAGGTATAATGAACAGAATAACCGGGCAGGGCAGCGGCATAGATTTTGAATATATTGGAAAGATTTTAATTATCCTACTTGTACTGTACGGGCTCAGCAGCATTTTTGGGTATTTACAAGGATGGATAATGTCTGGTGTGTCGATGAAAATCACATATAGATTTAGAAAAGAAATTTCAGAGAAGATAAATAGACTCCCTTTGAAGTATTTCGAAAGCACCAACCAAGGCGAGATTTTATCGAGGATTACAAATGACGTTGATACAATTACACAAACACTTAATCAGAGCATGACACAGATAATTACCTCTGTGACAATGGTCCTTGGTGTGCTTGTGATGATGATCAGTATTAACTGGCTAATGACCTTGGTTGCACTTTTGATCATACCTGCATCTTCAATTATCATTGCCTTTATTATCAAATACTCTCAGAAATATTTTAGACAGCAGCAAGATTATTTAGGACATTTAAATGGGCATATAGAGGAAATGTATGGTGGGCATCATATTGTCAAGGCGTTTAATGGCGAGAAAAAGAGTATTGAAAAGTTTGATAGCCTTAACAATACATTGTACAATGCTGCTTGGAAGTCGCAGTTTTTGACAGGTGTAATGATGCCGCTTATGAACGTCATAGGCAATTTAGGATATGTAGTGGTAACCATTTTGGGCAGCTGGCTTGTTATAAAAAATGCAATTGAGATTGGAGATATTCAGGCATTTATACAGTACATCAGGTCATTTACACAGCCGATTGCCCAGATTGCAAATATCTCGAACATTTTGCAGCAGACTGCTGCGTGTGCTGAGAGAGTGTTTGAGTTTTTAGAAGAAGAGGAAGAAGTGCCAGATACGCCAAAACAGATTGATCTTGAGGATATAAAAGGTGAAATTGAGTTTAGGAACGTCAGGTTTGGCTACAGACCAGACAAGATTGTTATAAACAATTTCTCTGCAAAGATAAAAGCAGGGCAAAAGGTGGCAATTGTTGGACCAACTGGTGCTGGCAAGACTACCATTGTAAAGCTTCTTATGCGGTTTTACGATGTAAATGATGGTGCAATTTTGATTGACGGACATGATATAAGAGAATTTTCGCGAAAAGACCTGCGATCTTTATTTGGTATGGTTTTGCAAGACACATGGCTTTACAATGGAACTATTAAAGAGAATATAAAATACGGAAAGCCAGATAGCACAGACGAAGAAGTGATAAGAGCAGCAAAGCTTGCCCACATTGACCACTTTATAAGGACACTCCCACAAGGGTATGACACAGTGTTAAATGAGGAGACTACGAATATATCTCAAGGTCAAAAACAGCTTTTGACAATTGCACGTGCTATCTTGAAAAATCCAAAAATTCTTATACTTGACGAAGCAACAAGCTCTGTTGACACACTCACAGAAATACAAATACAAAAGGCTATGGACAATTTAATGAAAGGAAGAACATCCTTTATAATAGCCCACAGGCTTTCTACAATAAGAGATGCTGATTTGATACTAGTCATGGACCATGGGGACATAGTAGAACAGGGTACACACCAAGAACTTCTCAAAAAAGGCGGATTTTACGCGAAGCTTTACTATAGCCAGTTTGAAAAAGAAGAGCTGGCAAGTTAA
- a CDS encoding MarR family winged helix-turn-helix transcriptional regulator: MDDISKGLKIIELVKEIMKITKKIARHQFDQFDITAPQGMLLGQLIRHGKMKVSDLSRKLGLSNSTVSGIIDRLEKQGMVQRIRSQEDRRVVYVDVTPKFKDAFEKNFKDMEKRFEEILNRADEKEIDTILNGLETLKKVLDRYVHK; this comes from the coding sequence ATGGATGATATAAGCAAAGGACTTAAGATAATTGAGCTTGTGAAGGAAATAATGAAAATAACAAAGAAAATAGCACGGCACCAGTTTGACCAATTTGACATCACAGCACCTCAGGGTATGCTTTTGGGGCAGCTGATTCGCCATGGAAAGATGAAGGTGAGCGATTTGAGCAGAAAACTGGGGCTATCGAACAGCACTGTCTCAGGAATAATTGACAGGCTTGAAAAGCAGGGGATGGTTCAGAGAATAAGGAGTCAAGAAGACAGAAGAGTTGTGTATGTTGATGTCACACCAAAGTTCAAAGATGCTTTTGAGAAAAATTTTAAGGATATGGAGAAGAGGTTTGAAGAAATACTCAACAGGGCAGACGAAAAAGAGATAGATACAATATTAAATGGCCTTGAAACCTTAAAAAAGGTTTTAGATAGGTATGTGCACAAATAG
- a CDS encoding RrF2 family transcriptional regulator: MRLTQASDYALRIVLHLSKKKGVVVEADTISEEEKIPKRFLLKICRDLIKAGIIESARGKNGGYVLAKNPEDITMKDVILAVEGTLALNRCQIDPSACSKRATGYCAVHKAFSSVMEIVAKEFEKYNFAELAKMDGN; encoded by the coding sequence ATGAGACTTACGCAAGCATCCGACTATGCACTCAGAATAGTGCTTCACCTTTCAAAGAAAAAGGGAGTAGTAGTTGAGGCAGACACTATCTCAGAAGAAGAAAAGATTCCCAAAAGGTTTTTGTTAAAAATATGTAGAGACTTGATAAAGGCAGGAATTATAGAATCTGCACGGGGCAAAAATGGGGGTTATGTCCTTGCTAAAAATCCTGAAGACATAACAATGAAAGATGTGATACTGGCAGTAGAAGGTACCTTGGCTTTGAACAGGTGCCAGATAGACCCTTCTGCTTGTAGTAAAAGAGCTACTGGGTATTGCGCTGTGCACAAAGCTTTTTCTTCAGTGATGGAGATTGTCGCGAAGGAGTTTGAAAAGTATAACTTTGCTGAGCTTGCAAAAATGGATGGAAACTAA